The sequence GTGGATTTTCAGGATTTCAGAACAACCAGCAGTATCAACGGCAGAGACAGTGGTAAAATCACCCTGGTAACCAATTCAAGAGAGACCAGGCAAGTTCATCTACAAGGCCACTACAACAGATGCCAAGTCTCTATGACCGAACCAtaaagctggaagagactctagctcaattCATGCAAGTATCAATGTCTAACCAAAAGAGCACTGAGTCTGCAATTAAGAATCTGGAAGTCCAGGTGGGCTAGCTTGCAAAGCAATTAGCTGAAAGATCATAAAATAGCTTTACATAgagaaaaatcctaaaaaaGAATGCAAAGCCGTGATGACTAGGAGCAAAATGGCGATTCAAGCGGAGGAAAGTAAAGCTGATCAGAAGGTGGAGGGATTTAAACAACAGCTGGCTAATGAACTGGCGTTGGAACCGGTTGATGATTTAgttgaacttgaagaaattgTGGAGGAAGTAGAAGGTGTTGAAGAAGGAGAGACACCAATAAGAGACTgtgaagagaaaataaagaaggaggaagaaaaagaaaaagaaaagaaaaagaaaaagaaataaaagaaaaagaagaaaaataaaaaagttgaaaaatgaaaaacaaaaagagaaggttgTTGAGTTTGAAAAGAAGAAGGGAAAGAGTGAGGCTAacatagaaaagaagaaagaggctaCTCCTATTGAATGCAAGGAGGTACCTCATCCATTGGTACCCTCCCGGAAAGATAAAGGGCGACATTtggccagatttcttgatatcttcaagaatcTGGAAATTACTTTGCCATTTGGAGAAACACTCCAGCAAATGCCCCTTTATGCCAAATTTTTGAAGGATGTGTTAACCAAGAAGAACCGGTACATCCATAATGACAGAATTGTTGTGGAAGGTAACTGTAGTGTTGCGATTCAACGCattcttccacccaagcataaagatctTGGAGTTGTCTCGATACCATGTTCTATTAGTGAGGTTGTTGTAGgcaaagctctcatagacttgggagctagtatcaatttaatgcctctTTCCATGTGTCGGAGACTTGGAGAGATAAAGATAATGCCTACACGCATGACCCTCCAGTTAGTTGACCGCTCCATTACAAGTCCatatggagtcattgaagatgttttggtgaaggttaAACACCTTATATTTCCAGCTGATTTCATTGTCATAGATATAGAAGATGATGCCGACATTCCTCTCATTATTGACTGCCCATTCATGTCTATTGCAAGCTACATAGTAGACATGGGGAAGAAGATGTTGCATATAGGCATAGAAGATCAGAAGATCAGCTTTGATTTGTTCCATGAGGACAAAGAttcatgatgtaagctccattggagcttgtaggcctaggatcttctttatcaatggattcctttgcttcttggaggatgaatggtagcggaatggagaaggaagagacataggagacgccacttcaaggagaagatgagtctagaagaagctcacaacCATAGGACAACTTATGGCaccaaattcttcaagatatggcaccaatcctcctttcgaattccctatatggc comes from Glycine soja cultivar W05 chromosome 20, ASM419377v2, whole genome shotgun sequence and encodes:
- the LOC114401859 gene encoding uncharacterized protein LOC114401859 gives rise to the protein MAIQAEESKADQKVEGFKQQLANELALEPVDDLVELEEIVEEVEEKVVEFEKKKGKSEANIEKKKEATPIECKEVPHPLVPSRKDKGRHLARFLDIFKNLEITLPFGETLQQMPLYAKFLKDVLTKKNRYIHNDRIVVEGNCSVAIQRILPPKHKDLGVVSIPCSISEVVVGKALIDLGASINLMPLSMCRRLGEIKIMPTRMTLQLVDRSITSPYGVIEDVLVKVKHLIFPADFIVIDIEDDADIPLIIDCPFMSIASYIVDMGKKMLHIGIEDQKISFDLFHEDKDS